A single window of Mugil cephalus isolate CIBA_MC_2020 chromosome 1, CIBA_Mcephalus_1.1, whole genome shotgun sequence DNA harbors:
- the sycp2 gene encoding synaptonemal complex protein 2 isoform X4 encodes MAPGQVTQLESVINEVLKSGDVQALEAFLQRDTYEEPSMKCSQQFLTTFDKLVRESLDQYDPRSASLALASLHKYGKNLKLPDDGQGLSGLIAQGLIQKMAQWFEKCRQLWIHCGPQWDETLFTLSEDFLNALMTVHEACREGTYKITESFLYPVGHLAVDPRIDIQIKKEAIRKFNLILDKMPVELKRDKEILTSQQASDIMLKLAGQIMEGGDYDFQSSLMEALCRMATPTQRKQQADRWFSMGHVASAFTKIRDSEFETACRKFLNMVNGMQGDKRRVYSYPSLEVYLDKYELLMPLDEKLEEFWIDFNLGSRSISFYFSLTAEGGQESHWETICINETEVQSYTVAEKGKTKVLEIKMSEVVVVGAVEGSSLTIHFSSSLDVLQAAQNVYGHNKNKDTSVVQTTREQNSIQFVPESQVSLGESEKNTAPYILPAQDTPVQLVTPAKRRFSESITVITVNEGSVRGGSSLSSVLPLTKSKNRPSLEMVRSHDTTARTCSHSTTPGSTNTAATNEQSKASKQAAKNMVDKYKKNIPLAKAVDMVLSGQGNEDSQDPSFVPDTQPTTGRSMSSTWSKMSVSEILMMPTQKMSLQRPEPRLSSAGQQECQSSSTQKISVSDSSLVHQKLLHNELTQRLQQVLRERNQDPAHKEPAAPKRKMSNVRGNSKDIEQVSSLHTPKVQQAQRTSRGKGKSKNQTSEFVPVTASASDETLQKGMPTKAKDETKRVTSNKEKGDAEVAGNMVKLISSRYKVNTQSTVKGTAENINQSWIPPLFKSRPSFNMSWFSTSKNELSGTVSLTKSHSKTTTNSVNQRSDVFSFSIDTPSSIGVGGTFLPNTSATSHSDINNSSVAKQKPPVEKNKRYVKARLFSDTDTDRDMTEISWLRESARKPKPQVTKYSRQEPNKCSTVPPLTSCESPDILPFSLQPLKGNAKPKKPKTEKQPAATPSKAHAASKRPKRAAATSTKNYREPDTDDNLSEPEKPPAPKHSFTDQKEITKQTHEASEKKKTASRQTTRRSTKSQSLSEKRPTSKLEKNFVGQQQEKSEEICSEVSEVKKRKNSFNEQSTHGYSRQESNKSDLKKPSGLKLRPENLPRGSSKFNKKNAITAQKQMSPLKDSWAARQASFCPSPPAPFIEKMRSAERSAPTLDLTFSPLLTPRGSPASASPNPPCQDTPSPVLLLPKPRSTVSSKGNRKPSLLYGAEKNRSSYKTQSVKSVPSLPSLGGRSPALSPARELNAAEIGTTQQHLSSTPQSPLSLSTRPLLTSTLLELDKPTMPSPPPSPFPEDAIGHSCHYGFSKVSSVSRVSLSQSSTRSSVITGGVKSSPTIVLAVSVKTEKTPLSDRDRDLHVSGPIRKRHMTLSSDSEEDEKEERKKSKMRGQRSSRMKPRKLFKSSARPHVESRSCGEKSSLEEENNKEVRRKDRTFKVTEERISEEYRKTINNTVRKTAHGTVAELSSVDEMSQVMSSSHMSSSHWEAEVVDGDMDMDEDSEFPETAVNPSNLCQQLSSELNKKFQNRCKMMEIYNKQSMKAVQQHISSINTQVTKHRTQRLEQVQKVLLEEIHKLEQGDTVLNNMEKDLTMYWKKQTMAFHSYHKQETSRNETLKRALHSNVCHSVEYEERIFTSQMCLIRKDMKSVQDRLLGEMLDGEIKSVKRGLHALFFP; translated from the exons ATGGCACCGGGTCAGGTCACACAG TTGGAGAGTGTCATCAATGAGGTGTTAAAGAGTGGGGATGTTCAAGCACTGGAGGCATTTTTGCAAAGGGATACATATGAAGAGCCCTCCATGAAATGTTCCCAACAGTTTCTCACTACGTTTGACAAACTTGTCAGAGAG AGTTTGGATCAATATGATCCCAGATCTGCCAGTTTGGCTCTTGCTAGCCTCCACAAGTATGGGAAAAACCTGAAACTACCTGATGATGGTCAAGGACTCTCAGGGCTAATAGCTCAAGGCCTGATCCAAAAG atggcGCAGTGGTTTGAAAAATGCCGGCAACTATGGATCCATTGTGGCCCTCAGTGGGATGAAACCTTGTTCACCCTCTCCGAGGACTTCTTAAATGCCTTAATG ACGGTCCATGAAGCATGCAGAGAGG GAACATACAAAATCACAGAGTCTTTCCTGTATCCTGTTGGCCACTTGGCTGTAGACCCCAGAATTGACATCCAGATTAAAAAAGAG GCAATCcgtaaatttaatttaattctggaCAAAATGCCAGTGGAGCTGAAGAGAGACAAGGAGATCTTAACCTCACAGCAGGCATCGGATATCAT GCTCAAATTGGCTGGTCAAATAATGGAGGGTGGTG atTATGACTTTCAGTCATCCCTCATGGAGGCATTGTGCAGAATGGCTACTCCTACCCAGAGGAAACAACAAGCAGATCGATGGTTTAGCATGGGGCATGTGGCCAGTGCATTTACCAAGATCCGTGATTCAGAGTTTGAGACG GCTTGTCGCAAGTTTCTGAACATGGTGAATGGGATGCAGGGAGACAAGAGAAG AGTGTATTCTTACCCTAGTTTGGAAGTTTATCTGGACAAGTATGAG CTGCTGATGCCCCTGGATGAGAAGCTTGAGGAATTCTGGATTGACTTCAACCTTGGCAGCCGCAGCATCTCATTTTACTTTTCCTTGACTGCTGAAGGGGGGCAG GAGAGCCACTGGGAGACAATATGCATCAATGAGACTGAAGTCCAAAGCTACACTGTTGCAG AAAAGGGAAAGACCAAAGTCTTGGAGATAAAGATGTCagaggttgtggttgttggtgcagtGGAAGGATCCAGTCTTACCATCCATTTCAGCTCCTCCCTGGACGTCTTGCAGGCTGCTCAAAACGTCTACggacacaacaaaaacaaa GACACGTCTGTAGTTCAAACTACAAGGGAACAGAACAGCATCCAG TTTGTTCCAGAGAGCCAAGTGTCCCTTGGTgaaagtgagaaaaacactGCCCCCTACATTTTACCTGCTCAGGATACACCTGTACAG CTGGTGACGCCAGCCAAAAGGAGGTTTTCAGAGTCCATCACCGTCATTACCGTCAATGAAGGAAGTGTGCGTGGTGGCAGTTCCCTCTCTTCTGTTTTGCCATTAA CAAAGAGTAAAAACAGGCCATCTCTGGAGATGGTTCGTTCACATGACACAACCGCCAGGACCTGCAGTCATAGCACAACACCTGGAAGCACAAATACAGCTGCCACGAATGAGCAG AGCAAAGCATCCAAACAGGCTGCCAAGAATATGGTTGACAAATACAAAAAG AATATACCACTGGCAAAGGCAGTAGATATGGTCCTTTCCGGACAGGGAAATGAAGATTCACAAG ATCCTAGTTTTGTGCCAGACACCCAACCCACAACTGGGAGAAGCAT gtCTTCTACCTGGAGTAAAATGTCAGTTTCTGAAATTCTGATGATGCCCACTCAGAAAATGAGTCTGCAAAGACCTG agccTCGTTTAAGTTCGGCAGGACAGCAGGAGTGCCAGTCATCCTCAACACAGaaaatttcagtttcagactCAAGCCTAGTCCACCAAAAGCTACTCCATAATGAACTTACCCAGCGCCTGCAGCAGGTCCTCCGTGAGAGGAATCAAGATCCTGCACACAAGGAGCCAGCTGCACCCaagagaaaaatgtcaaatgtcaggGGCAACTCTAAAGACATAGAGCAGGTTTCCTCATTGCATACTCCCAAAGTGCAGCAGGCCCAGAGAACAAGCCGTGGCAAAGGGAAGAGCAAAAACCAGACGTCAGAGTTTGTTCCAGTCACAGCTTCAGCCAGCGATGAAACTCTCCAGAAGGGAATGCCAACCAAGGCTAAGGATGAAACTAAGCGTGTCActtcaaacaaagaaaag GGAGATGCAGAGGTTGCAGGCAACATGGTGAAGCTCATCTCTAGCCGTTATAAGGTTAACACCCAATCCACAGTAAAAGGCACAGCAGAAAATATCAATCAGAGCTGGATTCCTCCTCTTTTTAAGAG TAGACCAAGCTTCAATATGAGCTGGTTTTCAACAAGTAAA AACGAACTATCTGGAACTGTAAGTCTAACAAAATCCCAcagcaaaaccacaacaaactCTGTCAACCAGAG GTCGGATGTTTTTTCCTTCAGCATTGATACACCATCGAGTATAGGg gtgggtggcacattcTTACCTAACACCTCTGCCACATCGCACAG TGACATCAACAACTCCTCAGTAGCCAAGCAAAAACCACCTGtggaaaaa AATAAGCGGTACGTGAAAGCACGTCTGTtcagtgacacagacacagacagagacatgacAGAGATCAGCTGGCTGAGAGAGTCAGCTAGGAAGCCCAAACCCCAAGTTACCAAATATTCCAGACAGGAACCCAACAAATGTAGCACTGTACCACCTCTTACTTCAT GTGAATCACCAGATATACTGCCGTTCTCACTGCAACCATTAAAGGGAAATGCCAAACCCAAAAAA CCGAAGACAGAGAAGCAGCCGGCAGCAACACCCAGTAAAGCACATGCAGCAAGCAAGAGGCCCAAAAGAGCTGCAGCCACCTCTACCAAAAACTACAGGGAGCCAGATACTGATGACAACCTATCTGAACCCGAGAAGCCACCTGCTCCTAAG CATTCCTTCACTGATCAGAAGGAGATTACAAAACAAACTCATGAAGCttctgagaagaagaagactgctAGCAGGCAAACGACGAGAAGAAGTACGAAGTCACAGTCTCTCTCGGAGAAGCGTCCCACTTCCAAGTTAGAG AAGAACTTTGTAGGCCAACAGCAGGAGAAGAGTGAGGAGATCTGTTCTGAGGTTTCAGAggtaaagaagagaaaaaacagcTTCAATGAGCAATCCACACATGGCTACAGTAGACAAGAGAGCAACAAGTCAGATCTGAAAAAGCCATCTGGTCTCAAG CTGAGGCCTGAGAATCTTCCTCGAGGAAGTTCGAAGTTCAATAAGAAAAATGCCATCACTGCCCAAAAACAGATGAGTCCTTTAAAGGATTCCTGGGCTGCACGCCAGGCCTCTTTCTGTCCATCCCCTCCGGCTCCTTTCATCGAGAAGATGAGAT CTGCCGAGAGGTCAGCCCCAACCTTGGATTTGAccttctcccctctccttaCCCCGCGGGGATCCCCAGCCTCTGCCTCCCCTAACCCTCCCTGCCAGGACACCCCGTCTCCAGTCCTGCTGCTACCCAAACCTCGCTCTACAGTCAGCAGCAAAGGGAACCGCAAGCCCTCCCTGCTCTACGGCGCCGAGAAGAATCGCAGCTCTTACAAGACGCAGTCCGTCAAGTCTGTCCCATCTCTGCCTTCACTGGGAGGTCGCTCCCCTGCGCTCAGTCCTGCCAGGGAACTGAATGCTGCTGAG ATTGGTACAACGCAGCAGCACCTGTCCTCCACACCTCAATCTCCCTTGTCTCTGTCCACTCGTCCCTTGTTGACGTCCACACTTCTAGAGCTGGACAAGCCAACGatgccctctcctcctccgtctccattCCCCGAAGACGCTATTGGTCATAGCTGCCACTATGGCTTCAGTAAAGTATCTTCAGTATCTCGGGTTTCATTGAGCCAGTCATCTACTCGGTCTTCAGTAATAACTGGCGGAGTTAAGAGCAGTCCCACTATCGTCCTGGCTGTGTCCGTGAAAACAGAG AAAACACCACTCTCAGACCGAGACAGAGATCTTCATGTCTCAG GACCCATTCGCAAGCGCCACATGACTCTGTCTAGTGATTCtgaggaagatgaaaaggaagagaggaagaaaagcaaGATGAGAGGGCAGCGTTCTTCTCGGATGAAGCCAAGGAAATTGTTCAAGTCCT CAGCTAGACCTCATGTTGAGTCCCGTAGCTGTGGAGAGAAAAGCAGtttagaggaagaaaacaacaaggaAGTCAGACGAAAGGATAGAACCTTTAAAGTTACAGAGGAAAGAATATCAGAGGAATATAGGAAGACAATCAATAACACTGTAAGGAAGACAGCTCATGGCACAG TCGCCGAGCTGTCATCTGTGGATGAGATGAGCCAGGTGATGTCTTCTTCTCACATGAGCTCCAGTCACTGGGAGGCTGAAGTTGTGGATGGAGACATGGACATGGATGAGGATTCAGAGTTCCCAGAAACCGCTGTCAACCCAAGTAACCTGTGTCAGCAGTTGAGCTCTGAGCTAAATAAGAAGTTCCAG AACCGTTGCAAGATGATGGAGATTTACAACAAGCAATCAATGAAAGCTGTCCAGCaacacatctcctccatcaATACACAAGTTACTAAACACAG GACTCAGAGACTTGAACAGGTTCAGAAGGTTCTGCTGGAAGAAATCCATAAATTGGAACAGGGTGACACAGTCCTGAACAACATGGAGAAAGACCTGACT ATGTACTGGAAAAAGCAGACTATGGCTTTCCATTCTTACCACAAGCAGGAAACCAGCAG AAACGAGACCCTGAAGAGAGCCCTCCACAGCAACGTGTGTCACAGCGTGGAGTACGAGGAGAGAATATTCACATCCCAG ATGTGCTTGATAAGAAAAGACATGAAGTCAGTTCAGGACAGGCTCCTCGGCGAGATG CTAGACGGCGAGATCAAGAGTGTGAAGAGAGGGCTGCATGCTCTGTTTTTCCCCTGA
- the sycp2 gene encoding synaptonemal complex protein 2 isoform X2, with translation MAPGQVTQLESVINEVLKSGDVQALEAFLQRDTYEEPSMKCSQQFLTTFDKLVRESLDQYDPRSASLALASLHKYGKNLKLPDDGQGLSGLIAQGLIQKMAQWFEKCRQLWIHCGPQWDETLFTLSEDFLNALMTVHEACREGTYKITESFLYPVGHLAVDPRIDIQIKKEAIRKFNLILDKMPVELKRDKEILTSQQASDIMLKLAGQIMEGGDYDFQSSLMEALCRMATPTQRKQQADRWFSMGHVASAFTKIRDSEFETACRKFLNMVNGMQGDKRRVYSYPSLEVYLDKYELLMPLDEKLEEFWIDFNLGSRSISFYFSLTAEGGQESHWETICINETEVQSYTVAEKGKTKVLEIKMSEVVVVGAVEGSSLTIHFSSSLDVLQAAQNVYGHNKNKDTSVVQTTREQNSIQFVPESQVSLGESEKNTAPYILPAQDTPVQLVTPAKRRFSESITVITVNEGSVRGGSSLSSVLPLTKSKNRPSLEMVRSHDTTARTCSHSTTPGSTNTAATNEQSKASKQAAKNMVDKYKKNIPLAKAVDMVLSGQGNEDSQDPSFVPDTQPTTGRSMSSTWSKMSVSEILMMPTQKMSLQRPEPRLSSAGQQECQSSSTQKISVSDSSLVHQKLLHNELTQRLQQVLRERNQDPAHKEPAAPKRKMSNVRGNSKDIEQVSSLHTPKVQQAQRTSRGKGKSKNQTSEFVPVTASASDETLQKGMPTKAKDETKRVTSNKEKGDAEVAGNMVKLISSRYKVNTQSTVKGTAENINQSWIPPLFKSRPSFNMSWFSTSKNELSGTVSLTKSHSKTTTNSVNQRSDVFSFSIDTPSSIGVGGTFLPNTSATSHSDINNSSVAKQKPPVEKNKRYVKARLFSDTDTDRDMTEISWLRESARKPKPQVTKYSRQEPNKCSTVPPLTSCESPDILPFSLQPLKGNAKPKKSNMKNELYQPKTEKQPAATPSKAHAASKRPKRAAATSTKNYREPDTDDNLSEPEKPPAPKHSFTDQKEITKQTHEASEKKKTASRQTTRRSTKSQSLSEKRPTSKLEKNFVGQQQEKSEEICSEVSEVKKRKNSFNEQSTHGYSRQESNKSDLKKPSGLKLRPENLPRGSSKFNKKNAITAQKQMSPLKDSWAARQASFCPSPPAPFIEKMRSAERSAPTLDLTFSPLLTPRGSPASASPNPPCQDTPSPVLLLPKPRSTVSSKGNRKPSLLYGAEKNRSSYKTQSVKSVPSLPSLGGRSPALSPARELNAAEIGTTQQHLSSTPQSPLSLSTRPLLTSTLLELDKPTMPSPPPSPFPEDAIGHSCHYGFSKVSSVSRVSLSQSSTRSSVITGGVKSSPTIVLAVSVKTEKTPLSDRDRDLHVSGPIRKRHMTLSSDSEEDEKEERKKSKMRGQRSSRMKPRKLFKSSRPHVESRSCGEKSSLEEENNKEVRRKDRTFKVTEERISEEYRKTINNTVRKTAHGTVAELSSVDEMSQVMSSSHMSSSHWEAEVVDGDMDMDEDSEFPETAVNPSNLCQQLSSELNKKFQNRCKMMEIYNKQSMKAVQQHISSINTQVTKHRTQRLEQVQKVLLEEIHKLEQGDTVLNNMEKDLTMYWKKQTMAFHSYHKQETSRNETLKRALHSNVCHSVEYEERIFTSQMCLIRKDMKSVQDRLLGEMLDGEIKSVKRGLHALFFP, from the exons ATGGCACCGGGTCAGGTCACACAG TTGGAGAGTGTCATCAATGAGGTGTTAAAGAGTGGGGATGTTCAAGCACTGGAGGCATTTTTGCAAAGGGATACATATGAAGAGCCCTCCATGAAATGTTCCCAACAGTTTCTCACTACGTTTGACAAACTTGTCAGAGAG AGTTTGGATCAATATGATCCCAGATCTGCCAGTTTGGCTCTTGCTAGCCTCCACAAGTATGGGAAAAACCTGAAACTACCTGATGATGGTCAAGGACTCTCAGGGCTAATAGCTCAAGGCCTGATCCAAAAG atggcGCAGTGGTTTGAAAAATGCCGGCAACTATGGATCCATTGTGGCCCTCAGTGGGATGAAACCTTGTTCACCCTCTCCGAGGACTTCTTAAATGCCTTAATG ACGGTCCATGAAGCATGCAGAGAGG GAACATACAAAATCACAGAGTCTTTCCTGTATCCTGTTGGCCACTTGGCTGTAGACCCCAGAATTGACATCCAGATTAAAAAAGAG GCAATCcgtaaatttaatttaattctggaCAAAATGCCAGTGGAGCTGAAGAGAGACAAGGAGATCTTAACCTCACAGCAGGCATCGGATATCAT GCTCAAATTGGCTGGTCAAATAATGGAGGGTGGTG atTATGACTTTCAGTCATCCCTCATGGAGGCATTGTGCAGAATGGCTACTCCTACCCAGAGGAAACAACAAGCAGATCGATGGTTTAGCATGGGGCATGTGGCCAGTGCATTTACCAAGATCCGTGATTCAGAGTTTGAGACG GCTTGTCGCAAGTTTCTGAACATGGTGAATGGGATGCAGGGAGACAAGAGAAG AGTGTATTCTTACCCTAGTTTGGAAGTTTATCTGGACAAGTATGAG CTGCTGATGCCCCTGGATGAGAAGCTTGAGGAATTCTGGATTGACTTCAACCTTGGCAGCCGCAGCATCTCATTTTACTTTTCCTTGACTGCTGAAGGGGGGCAG GAGAGCCACTGGGAGACAATATGCATCAATGAGACTGAAGTCCAAAGCTACACTGTTGCAG AAAAGGGAAAGACCAAAGTCTTGGAGATAAAGATGTCagaggttgtggttgttggtgcagtGGAAGGATCCAGTCTTACCATCCATTTCAGCTCCTCCCTGGACGTCTTGCAGGCTGCTCAAAACGTCTACggacacaacaaaaacaaa GACACGTCTGTAGTTCAAACTACAAGGGAACAGAACAGCATCCAG TTTGTTCCAGAGAGCCAAGTGTCCCTTGGTgaaagtgagaaaaacactGCCCCCTACATTTTACCTGCTCAGGATACACCTGTACAG CTGGTGACGCCAGCCAAAAGGAGGTTTTCAGAGTCCATCACCGTCATTACCGTCAATGAAGGAAGTGTGCGTGGTGGCAGTTCCCTCTCTTCTGTTTTGCCATTAA CAAAGAGTAAAAACAGGCCATCTCTGGAGATGGTTCGTTCACATGACACAACCGCCAGGACCTGCAGTCATAGCACAACACCTGGAAGCACAAATACAGCTGCCACGAATGAGCAG AGCAAAGCATCCAAACAGGCTGCCAAGAATATGGTTGACAAATACAAAAAG AATATACCACTGGCAAAGGCAGTAGATATGGTCCTTTCCGGACAGGGAAATGAAGATTCACAAG ATCCTAGTTTTGTGCCAGACACCCAACCCACAACTGGGAGAAGCAT gtCTTCTACCTGGAGTAAAATGTCAGTTTCTGAAATTCTGATGATGCCCACTCAGAAAATGAGTCTGCAAAGACCTG agccTCGTTTAAGTTCGGCAGGACAGCAGGAGTGCCAGTCATCCTCAACACAGaaaatttcagtttcagactCAAGCCTAGTCCACCAAAAGCTACTCCATAATGAACTTACCCAGCGCCTGCAGCAGGTCCTCCGTGAGAGGAATCAAGATCCTGCACACAAGGAGCCAGCTGCACCCaagagaaaaatgtcaaatgtcaggGGCAACTCTAAAGACATAGAGCAGGTTTCCTCATTGCATACTCCCAAAGTGCAGCAGGCCCAGAGAACAAGCCGTGGCAAAGGGAAGAGCAAAAACCAGACGTCAGAGTTTGTTCCAGTCACAGCTTCAGCCAGCGATGAAACTCTCCAGAAGGGAATGCCAACCAAGGCTAAGGATGAAACTAAGCGTGTCActtcaaacaaagaaaag GGAGATGCAGAGGTTGCAGGCAACATGGTGAAGCTCATCTCTAGCCGTTATAAGGTTAACACCCAATCCACAGTAAAAGGCACAGCAGAAAATATCAATCAGAGCTGGATTCCTCCTCTTTTTAAGAG TAGACCAAGCTTCAATATGAGCTGGTTTTCAACAAGTAAA AACGAACTATCTGGAACTGTAAGTCTAACAAAATCCCAcagcaaaaccacaacaaactCTGTCAACCAGAG GTCGGATGTTTTTTCCTTCAGCATTGATACACCATCGAGTATAGGg gtgggtggcacattcTTACCTAACACCTCTGCCACATCGCACAG TGACATCAACAACTCCTCAGTAGCCAAGCAAAAACCACCTGtggaaaaa AATAAGCGGTACGTGAAAGCACGTCTGTtcagtgacacagacacagacagagacatgacAGAGATCAGCTGGCTGAGAGAGTCAGCTAGGAAGCCCAAACCCCAAGTTACCAAATATTCCAGACAGGAACCCAACAAATGTAGCACTGTACCACCTCTTACTTCAT GTGAATCACCAGATATACTGCCGTTCTCACTGCAACCATTAAAGGGAAATGCCAAACCCAAAAAA TCCAATATGAAGAATGAACTGTATCAGCCGAAGACAGAGAAGCAGCCGGCAGCAACACCCAGTAAAGCACATGCAGCAAGCAAGAGGCCCAAAAGAGCTGCAGCCACCTCTACCAAAAACTACAGGGAGCCAGATACTGATGACAACCTATCTGAACCCGAGAAGCCACCTGCTCCTAAG CATTCCTTCACTGATCAGAAGGAGATTACAAAACAAACTCATGAAGCttctgagaagaagaagactgctAGCAGGCAAACGACGAGAAGAAGTACGAAGTCACAGTCTCTCTCGGAGAAGCGTCCCACTTCCAAGTTAGAG AAGAACTTTGTAGGCCAACAGCAGGAGAAGAGTGAGGAGATCTGTTCTGAGGTTTCAGAggtaaagaagagaaaaaacagcTTCAATGAGCAATCCACACATGGCTACAGTAGACAAGAGAGCAACAAGTCAGATCTGAAAAAGCCATCTGGTCTCAAG CTGAGGCCTGAGAATCTTCCTCGAGGAAGTTCGAAGTTCAATAAGAAAAATGCCATCACTGCCCAAAAACAGATGAGTCCTTTAAAGGATTCCTGGGCTGCACGCCAGGCCTCTTTCTGTCCATCCCCTCCGGCTCCTTTCATCGAGAAGATGAGAT CTGCCGAGAGGTCAGCCCCAACCTTGGATTTGAccttctcccctctccttaCCCCGCGGGGATCCCCAGCCTCTGCCTCCCCTAACCCTCCCTGCCAGGACACCCCGTCTCCAGTCCTGCTGCTACCCAAACCTCGCTCTACAGTCAGCAGCAAAGGGAACCGCAAGCCCTCCCTGCTCTACGGCGCCGAGAAGAATCGCAGCTCTTACAAGACGCAGTCCGTCAAGTCTGTCCCATCTCTGCCTTCACTGGGAGGTCGCTCCCCTGCGCTCAGTCCTGCCAGGGAACTGAATGCTGCTGAG ATTGGTACAACGCAGCAGCACCTGTCCTCCACACCTCAATCTCCCTTGTCTCTGTCCACTCGTCCCTTGTTGACGTCCACACTTCTAGAGCTGGACAAGCCAACGatgccctctcctcctccgtctccattCCCCGAAGACGCTATTGGTCATAGCTGCCACTATGGCTTCAGTAAAGTATCTTCAGTATCTCGGGTTTCATTGAGCCAGTCATCTACTCGGTCTTCAGTAATAACTGGCGGAGTTAAGAGCAGTCCCACTATCGTCCTGGCTGTGTCCGTGAAAACAGAG AAAACACCACTCTCAGACCGAGACAGAGATCTTCATGTCTCAG GACCCATTCGCAAGCGCCACATGACTCTGTCTAGTGATTCtgaggaagatgaaaaggaagagaggaagaaaagcaaGATGAGAGGGCAGCGTTCTTCTCGGATGAAGCCAAGGAAATTGTTCAAGTCCT CTAGACCTCATGTTGAGTCCCGTAGCTGTGGAGAGAAAAGCAGtttagaggaagaaaacaacaaggaAGTCAGACGAAAGGATAGAACCTTTAAAGTTACAGAGGAAAGAATATCAGAGGAATATAGGAAGACAATCAATAACACTGTAAGGAAGACAGCTCATGGCACAG TCGCCGAGCTGTCATCTGTGGATGAGATGAGCCAGGTGATGTCTTCTTCTCACATGAGCTCCAGTCACTGGGAGGCTGAAGTTGTGGATGGAGACATGGACATGGATGAGGATTCAGAGTTCCCAGAAACCGCTGTCAACCCAAGTAACCTGTGTCAGCAGTTGAGCTCTGAGCTAAATAAGAAGTTCCAG AACCGTTGCAAGATGATGGAGATTTACAACAAGCAATCAATGAAAGCTGTCCAGCaacacatctcctccatcaATACACAAGTTACTAAACACAG GACTCAGAGACTTGAACAGGTTCAGAAGGTTCTGCTGGAAGAAATCCATAAATTGGAACAGGGTGACACAGTCCTGAACAACATGGAGAAAGACCTGACT ATGTACTGGAAAAAGCAGACTATGGCTTTCCATTCTTACCACAAGCAGGAAACCAGCAG AAACGAGACCCTGAAGAGAGCCCTCCACAGCAACGTGTGTCACAGCGTGGAGTACGAGGAGAGAATATTCACATCCCAG ATGTGCTTGATAAGAAAAGACATGAAGTCAGTTCAGGACAGGCTCCTCGGCGAGATG CTAGACGGCGAGATCAAGAGTGTGAAGAGAGGGCTGCATGCTCTGTTTTTCCCCTGA